The Saccharothrix variisporea genome has a segment encoding these proteins:
- a CDS encoding energy-coupling factor ABC transporter ATP-binding protein, with the protein MPDGRGSAVVEPVPVERTAPALVVERLAYAYPDGHQALFGIDLRVERGERVAVLGPNGAGKTTFVLHLNGVLSGGSGRIEVAGLPVTKEHLREIRRRVGVVFQDPDDQLFLPTVRQDVAFGPANFGLRGADLDARVQAALDAVGMADVADRSPLHLSGGQRRRVALATVLACEPEILVLDEPSANLEPVARRELAEVLLGLDRTMLMVTHDLPYAVQMCPRSVLVDGGVVVADGPTRDLLADADLLARHRLELPYGFRLD; encoded by the coding sequence ATGCCGGACGGGCGGGGGAGCGCGGTGGTGGAACCGGTGCCGGTCGAGCGCACCGCGCCGGCGCTGGTGGTCGAGCGGCTCGCGTACGCCTACCCGGACGGTCACCAAGCCCTGTTCGGCATCGACCTGCGCGTCGAACGCGGCGAGCGCGTGGCCGTGCTCGGCCCGAACGGCGCGGGCAAGACGACCTTCGTCCTGCACCTCAACGGCGTGCTGAGCGGGGGTTCCGGTCGCATCGAGGTCGCGGGCCTGCCGGTGACCAAGGAGCACCTGCGGGAGATCCGCCGCCGGGTGGGCGTGGTCTTCCAGGACCCGGACGACCAGCTGTTCCTGCCCACGGTGCGCCAGGACGTGGCTTTCGGGCCGGCGAACTTCGGCCTGCGGGGCGCCGATCTCGACGCCCGGGTCCAGGCCGCGCTGGACGCCGTGGGCATGGCGGACGTGGCCGACCGGTCCCCGTTGCACCTGTCCGGCGGCCAGCGTCGCCGGGTGGCGCTGGCGACCGTGCTGGCGTGCGAACCGGAGATCCTCGTGCTGGACGAGCCCTCGGCGAACCTGGAACCGGTGGCCCGCCGCGAGCTGGCCGAGGTGTTGCTGGGCCTGGACCGCACGATGCTGATGGTCACCCACGACCTGCCGTACGCGGTGCAGATGTGCCCGCGCAGCGTCCTGGTGGACGGCGGGGTGGTGGTGGCGGACGGGCCGACCCGCGACCTGCTGGCCGACGCGGACCTGCTCGCCCGCCACCGCCTGGAACTCCCGTACGGCTTCCGCCTGGACTGA
- a CDS encoding lytic polysaccharide monooxygenase produces the protein MTTRRWLAALAMAAAGLLVAVLLNASTASAHGAMMKPGSRTYLCWQDGLAPTGNIVPVNPACDAAVKAGGTNALYNWFGVLRSDGAGRMAGFIPDGKLCSGNNPTFAGFDIARDDFPVTHLTAGANFNFTYNMWAHHPGTFRLYVTKDTWSPTRALAWSDLESTPFLSVTDPPRTGSVGTAEGHYYWSGRLPSGKSGRHIVYSVWQRSDSTETFYNCSDVVFDGGNGEVTGVGRPGTPTTTTTTSTTPTSTTTTTSTTTTTTTTTPPPSGSNCMAIYKITGTWQGGFQGEVEVMNHSTSPYNGWSARWTFSGGQTITNVWNGVKSGSGSEVVVKNAEWNKTVGVEQSVKFGFTANNPGTTNPLPEVTCTSP, from the coding sequence GTGACGACCCGACGATGGCTCGCCGCACTGGCGATGGCCGCCGCCGGACTGCTGGTCGCGGTGCTCCTGAACGCGTCCACGGCGTCCGCGCACGGCGCCATGATGAAACCGGGCAGCCGCACCTACCTGTGCTGGCAGGACGGCCTCGCCCCCACGGGCAACATCGTCCCGGTCAACCCCGCCTGCGACGCCGCGGTGAAGGCCGGCGGCACCAACGCGCTCTACAACTGGTTCGGCGTGCTGCGCTCGGACGGCGCCGGCCGGATGGCGGGCTTCATCCCGGACGGCAAGCTGTGCAGCGGCAACAACCCCACGTTCGCGGGCTTCGACATCGCCCGCGACGACTTCCCGGTCACGCACCTGACCGCCGGGGCGAACTTCAACTTCACCTACAACATGTGGGCCCACCACCCGGGCACGTTCCGGCTCTACGTCACCAAGGACACCTGGAGCCCGACCCGCGCCCTGGCGTGGAGCGACCTGGAGTCCACGCCGTTCCTGTCGGTCACCGACCCGCCCCGCACGGGTTCGGTGGGCACCGCGGAGGGCCACTACTACTGGAGCGGGCGGCTCCCGTCGGGCAAGTCGGGCCGGCACATCGTCTACTCGGTGTGGCAGCGGTCGGACTCGACGGAGACCTTCTACAACTGCTCCGACGTGGTCTTCGACGGCGGCAACGGCGAGGTCACGGGGGTCGGCCGACCCGGCACCCCGACCACCACGACCACCACCAGCACGACCCCGACCAGCACGACGACCACCACCTCCACCACCACGACCACCACCACCACGACCCCTCCCCCGTCGGGGTCGAACTGCATGGCGATCTACAAGATCACCGGCACCTGGCAGGGCGGCTTCCAGGGTGAGGTGGAGGTCATGAACCACAGCACCAGCCCGTACAACGGGTGGTCGGCGCGGTGGACCTTCAGCGGCGGCCAGACGATCACCAACGTGTGGAACGGCGTGAAGTCCGGCTCCGGCTCCGAGGTGGTCGTGAAGAACGCCGAGTGGAACAAGACCGTGGGCGTCGAGCAGTCGGTGAAGTTCGGCTTCACGGCCAACAACCCCGGCACCACCAACCCGCTCCCCGAGGTGACCTGCACCAGCCCGTGA
- a CDS encoding uridine kinase family protein has product MPSLAVHPRVVLLAGPSGSGKSTLAAHLGWPVLRLDDFYREGDDPLLPRDAAGRADWDAEESWNTAEALAAVVELATTGRVEAPVYEIGEDRVVGRRVVEADGPFIAEGLFADRLVSGAREAGVLLDAIVLSPNAFVTFVRRFARDVAEARKPVPLLLRRGLRLLREQPSVVRRCAVAGMRRLTPHQAREQLGQVALEPVETA; this is encoded by the coding sequence GTGCCGTCACTTGCCGTTCACCCGCGCGTCGTGCTGCTCGCCGGTCCGTCCGGTTCGGGGAAGTCCACCCTCGCCGCCCACCTGGGCTGGCCCGTGCTGCGCCTGGACGACTTCTACCGCGAGGGCGACGACCCGCTGCTGCCGCGTGACGCGGCCGGGCGGGCGGACTGGGACGCCGAGGAGTCGTGGAACACCGCGGAGGCGCTGGCGGCGGTGGTCGAACTGGCCACGACCGGGCGGGTGGAGGCCCCGGTGTACGAGATCGGCGAGGACCGGGTGGTCGGGCGCCGGGTCGTCGAGGCGGACGGTCCGTTCATCGCCGAAGGGCTGTTCGCGGACCGGCTGGTGTCCGGAGCCCGCGAAGCCGGGGTGCTGTTGGACGCGATCGTGTTGTCCCCCAACGCTTTCGTGACGTTCGTGCGGCGGTTCGCGCGGGACGTGGCCGAGGCGCGCAAGCCGGTGCCGCTGCTGCTGCGGCGGGGGTTGCGACTGCTTCGGGAACAGCCTTCGGTGGTCCGGCGGTGCGCGGTGGCCGGGATGCGGCGGCTGACGCCGCACCAGGCGCGCGAGCAGCTGGGTCAGGTGGCGCTTGAGCCCGTTGAGACGGCCTGA